The following proteins come from a genomic window of Nostoc sp. TCL26-01:
- a CDS encoding cation:proton antiporter, with product MHIVIQVLVEVLIVIGLSRLVGLAFKSIKQPLVIGEIVAGIMLGPSLFGLIAPHVAVTLFPPETIPFLNVLSQVGLIFFMFLIGLELNPKYLSGQLEVAVLTSHVSILVPFSLGTLLALLLYPLVSNAGVSFTAFALFLGAAMSITAFPVLARIITENNLQGTRLGTLALTCAAVDDVTAWCLLAVAIAVARTGNIAGAFPTIIESIAYIGFMLTVGRWFLNRLAAYYRRTGRLSQFVLAGIYVGVVASALITELIGIHLIFGAFLLGAAMPKNAELVRELAVKTEDFVLIFLLPIFFAYSGLRTEIGLLNRPELWLLCAAVLLVAIAGKYIGTYVAARVSGINKREASALGWLMNTRGLTELIVLNIGLELGVITPLLFTMLVIMALVTTFMTSPLLEWTYPKRLIKLDVVEPEAEETTEVTITSPAYVRPYRILVPVANPRSQKGLLQLAVAIAFNYRQPAVVNPLSLIELEEDYSFESTPTEADRLIAHRRHQLEELISTLEPTTHSFIHPIVRISSNVARETAQIAKLELADLILVGWHRPAFSNNRLGGRVGQILSTAPVDVGVFVDRGGERLENLLVPYSANIHDDLALTLALRLLIHHDTRMLQILQVSSENQAEDELSHELHAMMEKLPDSVRDRIHINIIPASAALKALVAASETVDLTIAGTSRAWGIERQTLGKYTDALAIQCRSSLLITRRYSQITSHLTSVLPEVNTQEPTVKN from the coding sequence ATGCACATAGTTATTCAGGTTCTAGTTGAGGTATTAATTGTTATTGGATTGTCTCGATTAGTAGGGTTGGCATTCAAATCAATTAAGCAACCTTTGGTAATTGGTGAAATTGTGGCGGGAATTATGCTTGGCCCGTCTTTATTTGGGTTAATTGCTCCTCATGTAGCAGTTACCTTGTTCCCACCAGAGACTATTCCTTTTCTCAATGTTTTATCTCAGGTAGGACTAATCTTTTTCATGTTTTTGATTGGGTTAGAACTCAATCCTAAATACTTGAGTGGTCAATTAGAAGTTGCAGTTTTAACTTCTCATGTCAGTATTTTAGTGCCTTTTTCTTTGGGAACACTGTTAGCATTACTGCTTTATCCTTTAGTTTCCAATGCGGGTGTATCTTTTACCGCCTTTGCCTTATTTTTAGGGGCAGCAATGTCAATTACGGCATTTCCCGTTTTGGCACGAATTATCACCGAAAATAATTTACAAGGTACTCGCCTGGGGACATTGGCTCTAACTTGTGCCGCAGTGGATGATGTGACAGCATGGTGTTTACTAGCAGTAGCGATCGCTGTTGCCAGAACTGGTAATATTGCCGGAGCATTTCCCACAATTATCGAGAGCATAGCTTATATCGGTTTCATGCTCACCGTGGGGCGTTGGTTTCTCAACCGCTTGGCTGCTTACTACCGCCGTACCGGGCGCTTAAGTCAATTTGTGCTAGCAGGGATTTATGTTGGAGTTGTTGCCTCCGCCTTAATTACTGAACTCATTGGCATTCACTTAATTTTCGGGGCATTTTTGTTAGGTGCAGCCATGCCCAAGAATGCAGAATTAGTCCGAGAATTAGCTGTAAAAACCGAAGATTTCGTCTTAATCTTTCTGCTGCCGATATTTTTTGCCTATAGTGGTTTGCGAACAGAAATTGGTTTGCTAAATCGTCCCGAACTTTGGCTATTGTGTGCAGCAGTTTTATTAGTAGCGATCGCCGGCAAGTATATTGGTACTTATGTGGCTGCACGAGTGAGTGGGATTAACAAGCGGGAAGCCTCAGCCCTGGGTTGGTTAATGAATACTCGCGGCTTAACTGAGTTAATTGTGCTAAATATCGGTTTGGAATTAGGAGTAATTACGCCGTTATTATTCACCATGTTGGTAATTATGGCATTGGTAACAACATTTATGACATCGCCTTTACTGGAATGGACATATCCCAAAAGACTCATCAAGTTGGATGTGGTAGAACCAGAAGCAGAAGAAACTACAGAGGTCACAATCACCAGCCCAGCTTACGTTCGCCCTTACCGCATTTTAGTGCCAGTCGCCAATCCCCGCAGTCAAAAGGGGTTACTCCAGCTAGCGGTAGCCATTGCCTTCAATTATCGCCAACCAGCTGTTGTCAATCCCCTCAGTTTGATTGAATTAGAAGAAGACTACAGTTTTGAAAGTACACCCACAGAAGCTGATCGATTAATTGCCCATCGTCGCCACCAGCTAGAAGAATTAATCAGTACTTTAGAACCAACTACCCATTCCTTTATCCATCCCATTGTGCGGATATCCAGCAATGTCGCTAGAGAAACAGCCCAGATTGCCAAACTCGAACTAGCTGACTTAATTCTTGTCGGATGGCATCGCCCAGCCTTTAGTAATAATCGCTTGGGTGGAAGAGTCGGGCAAATTCTCAGTACTGCACCAGTCGATGTGGGTGTTTTTGTTGATCGGGGAGGAGAAAGATTAGAAAATCTTTTAGTTCCCTACTCAGCGAATATTCATGATGACTTAGCCCTGACACTAGCACTGAGACTATTAATCCATCACGACACACGGATGTTGCAGATACTACAAGTTTCCTCTGAAAATCAGGCAGAAGATGAATTGAGCCACGAGCTACACGCCATGATGGAGAAATTACCCGATAGTGTCCGCGATCGCATTCACATCAACATTATCCCAGCCTCAGCAGCCCTCAAAGCCCTAGTAGCAGCCTCAGAAACAGTTGACTTGACAATTGCTGGTACAAGTCGCGCCTGGGGTATTGAGCGTCAAACCCTGGGCAAATACACGGACGCTTTAGCTATTCAATGCCGTTCCTCACTACTAATCACTCGCCGCTATAGCCAAATCACCTCTCATCTCACTTCTGTCTTACCGGAAGTCAACACTCAAGAACCCACAGTCAAGAATTAA